In the genome of Gadus morhua chromosome 14, gadMor3.0, whole genome shotgun sequence, one region contains:
- the LOC115558796 gene encoding ATP synthase F(0) complex subunit C3, mitochondrial — MYACAKFVSTPSLLRAGARALYRPLAANVVSGRDAGSVEAPSFLASQQQVALRGFQTSAVSRDIDTAAKFIGAGAATVGVAGSGAGIGTVFGSLIIGYARNPSLKQQLFSYAILGFALSEAMGLFCLMVAFLILFAM; from the exons ATGTACGCCTGTGCTAAATTCGTCTCCACCCCTTCACTG TTGCGTGCTGGAGCGCGTGCTCTCTACAGACCTCTCGCTGCTAATGTGGTGTCAGGACGCGATGCTGGCAGCGTGGAG GCTCCCTCGTTCCTGGCCTCCCAGCAGCAGGTGGCGCTCCGTGGCTTCCAGACCAGCGCAGTGAGCCGGGACATTGACACTGCTGCTAAGTTTATCGGAGCAGGCGCTGCCACAGTGGGCGTCGCCGGGTCCGGCGCCGGGATCGGCACTGTGTTCGGCAGTCTCATCATCGGATATGCCag GAACCCATCTTTGAAGCAGCAGCTGTTCTCCTATGCAATCTTGGGCTTTGCTCTCTCTGAAGCCATGGGTCTCTTCTGTCTGATGGTGGCTTTCCTCATCCTCTTCGCCATGTAA